In the genome of Streptomyces globosus, one region contains:
- the ctaD gene encoding aa3-type cytochrome oxidase subunit I, with protein MTGTNHTASTKPQPERQAPDPRTGPESGPGGPGPGRPGGGGTTRRADWVDWLTTTDHKRIGTMYLVSAFAFFIVGGVMALMMRAELARPGTQIMSNEQFNQAFTMHGSVMLLMFAMPLFTGFANWIMPLQIGAPDVAFPRLNMLSFWLFLFGSLIAAFGFLTPGGAADFGWFLYAPLSDAVHSPGLGADMWIMGVALSGFGSIAGAVNFITTILCMRAPGMTMFRMPIFTWNVLLTALLVLMVFPVLAAALFALECDRKFGSHVFDAANGGALLWQHLFWFFGHPEVYILALPFFGIVSEVIPVFSRKPMFGYIGLIAATIAIAGLSVTVWAHHMYVTGGVLLPFFSFMTFLIAVPTGVKFFNWIGTMWKGSLSFETPMLWTVGFLITFVFGGLTGVILASPPMDFHLSDSYFVVAHFHYTVFGTVVYAMFAGFHFWWPKFTGRMLDERLGKTTFWTLTAGFHLTFLVQHWLGAEGMPRRYADYLAADGFTALNTLSTAGSFLLGLSLLPFFYNVWKTAKYGQKIDTDDPWGYGRSLEWATSCPPPRHNFTSLPRIRSESPAFDLHHPEVAALEATRH; from the coding sequence GTGACAGGGACGAATCACACGGCGAGTACGAAGCCGCAGCCGGAGCGGCAGGCGCCGGACCCGCGGACGGGCCCGGAGAGCGGGCCGGGCGGCCCGGGCCCGGGCCGCCCGGGCGGTGGCGGAACGACACGCCGCGCCGACTGGGTCGACTGGCTGACGACCACCGACCACAAGCGGATCGGCACCATGTACCTGGTGAGTGCCTTCGCGTTCTTCATCGTCGGCGGCGTCATGGCCCTGATGATGCGGGCCGAACTGGCCCGGCCGGGTACGCAGATCATGTCGAACGAGCAGTTCAACCAGGCGTTCACCATGCACGGCTCGGTCATGCTGCTGATGTTCGCGATGCCCCTGTTCACCGGCTTCGCCAACTGGATCATGCCGCTGCAGATCGGCGCCCCGGACGTGGCGTTCCCCCGGCTGAACATGCTCTCCTTCTGGCTCTTCCTCTTCGGCTCGCTCATCGCCGCCTTCGGCTTCCTCACCCCGGGCGGCGCCGCCGACTTCGGCTGGTTCCTCTACGCGCCCCTGTCGGACGCGGTGCACTCGCCGGGCCTCGGCGCCGACATGTGGATCATGGGTGTGGCCCTGTCCGGCTTCGGCTCCATCGCCGGCGCCGTCAACTTCATCACCACGATCCTGTGCATGCGCGCCCCGGGCATGACGATGTTCCGGATGCCGATCTTCACCTGGAACGTGCTGCTCACGGCGCTCCTGGTGCTGATGGTGTTCCCGGTGCTCGCCGCCGCCCTGTTCGCCCTCGAATGCGACCGCAAGTTCGGCAGCCACGTCTTCGACGCCGCCAACGGCGGTGCCCTGCTGTGGCAGCACCTGTTCTGGTTCTTCGGCCACCCCGAGGTCTACATCCTGGCCCTGCCGTTCTTCGGAATCGTCAGCGAGGTCATCCCGGTCTTCTCGCGGAAGCCGATGTTCGGCTACATCGGCCTGATCGCCGCGACGATCGCCATCGCCGGGCTGTCCGTGACCGTCTGGGCGCACCACATGTACGTCACCGGCGGCGTGCTGCTCCCGTTCTTCTCCTTCATGACCTTCCTGATCGCGGTGCCCACCGGGGTCAAGTTCTTCAACTGGATCGGCACCATGTGGAAGGGCTCGCTGTCCTTCGAGACGCCGATGCTGTGGACGGTCGGGTTCCTGATCACCTTCGTCTTCGGCGGGCTGACCGGCGTCATCCTGGCCTCGCCCCCGATGGACTTCCACCTCTCCGACTCGTACTTCGTCGTCGCGCACTTCCACTACACCGTCTTCGGCACCGTCGTGTACGCCATGTTCGCCGGCTTCCACTTCTGGTGGCCCAAGTTCACGGGCAGGATGCTCGACGAACGCCTCGGGAAGACCACCTTCTGGACGCTCACCGCCGGCTTCCACCTGACCTTCCTGGTCCAGCACTGGCTGGGGGCCGAGGGCATGCCGCGCCGCTACGCCGACTACCTCGCCGCCGACGGCTTCACCGCCCTCAACACCCTCTCCACCGCAGGATCGTTCCTGCTGGGGCTGTCGCTCCTGCCGTTCTTCTACAACGTGTGGAAGACCGCCAAGTACGGCCAGAAGATCGACACCGACGACCCGTGGGGCTACGGCCGCTCCCTCGAATGGGCGACCTCCTGCCCGCCGCCGCGGCACAACTTCACCTCCCTGCCCCGCATCCGCTCCGAATCCCCGGCGTTCGACCTCCACCACCCGGAGGTCGCCGCACTCGAAGCAACCCGCCACTGA
- a CDS encoding phosphoketolase family protein, producing the protein MRSDQRPQNAPLDDDELSALDAHWRAANYLSAGQIYLMDNPLLRKPLEPAHIKPRLLGHWGTSPGLNLVHTHLNRLIRNRDLDALCIWGPGHGGPAVLANAWLEGSYSETYPNVSRDEEGMFRLFRQFSFPGGVPSHVAPETPGSIHEGGELGYALSHAYGAAFDNPGLLVACVIGDGEAETGPLAASWHSNKFLDPVHDGAVLPILHLNGYKIANPTVLARLPETELDELLRGYGHEPLHVTGDDPRQVHQAMAAAMDTAADRIRGIQQQARSGAADGRPRWPVIVLRTPKGWTGPAEVDGLPVEGTWRAHQVPLPAVREDAGHRAQLESWLRSYRPEELFDDDGRPRPQVLACVPEGPRRLGATRHANGGLLVRDLPLPPLERFAVPVDRPGGTRHEPTRVLGNLLQAVMAATADRRDFRLVGPDETASNRLQAVYAASGKAWQAQVLPADEDLDRHGRVMEILSEHTCQGWLEGYLLTGRHGLFSCYEAFVHIVDSMVNQHIKWLRTSRALPWRAPVASLNYLLTSHVWRQDHNGFSHQDPGFVDHVLNKSPEVVRVYLPPDANTLLSVADHVLRSRDQVNVVVAGKQPCFDWLSLDEARAHCARGAGVWEWAGTEDGTREPDVVLACAGDVPTQEVLAAADLLRRHLPHVAVRVVNVVDMTRLMPREDHPHGMTDLEYDALFTPGRPVVFAYHGYPWLVHRLAYRRHGHPDLHVRGYKEVGTTTTPFDMVVRNDLDRYRLVMDVIDRVPGLAARATGVRQAMADARTRHHAYIRAHGTDMPEVADWTWDH; encoded by the coding sequence ATGCGCAGCGACCAGCGCCCGCAGAACGCCCCGCTCGACGACGACGAGCTCAGCGCCCTCGACGCCCACTGGCGCGCGGCCAACTACCTTTCGGCCGGCCAGATCTACCTGATGGACAACCCGCTGCTGCGCAAACCCCTGGAACCGGCCCACATCAAACCGCGGCTGCTCGGCCACTGGGGCACCTCGCCCGGCCTGAACCTCGTCCACACCCACCTCAACCGGCTGATCCGCAACCGGGACCTGGACGCCCTGTGCATCTGGGGACCCGGACACGGCGGCCCCGCCGTCCTCGCCAACGCCTGGCTCGAAGGCAGCTACAGCGAGACCTATCCGAACGTCAGCCGCGACGAGGAGGGCATGTTCCGGCTCTTCCGCCAGTTCTCCTTCCCCGGCGGCGTCCCCAGCCACGTCGCGCCCGAGACCCCGGGCTCCATCCACGAGGGCGGCGAACTCGGCTACGCGCTCTCCCACGCCTACGGCGCGGCCTTCGACAACCCCGGCCTTCTCGTGGCCTGCGTGATCGGCGACGGCGAGGCCGAGACCGGCCCGCTCGCCGCCTCCTGGCACTCCAACAAGTTCCTCGACCCCGTCCACGACGGAGCGGTCCTGCCGATCCTCCACCTCAACGGCTACAAGATCGCCAACCCGACCGTCCTGGCCCGACTGCCCGAGACCGAACTCGACGAACTGCTGCGCGGATACGGCCACGAGCCCCTCCACGTCACCGGCGACGACCCCCGCCAGGTCCACCAGGCCATGGCCGCAGCCATGGACACGGCCGCCGACCGCATCCGGGGCATCCAGCAGCAGGCCCGCAGCGGCGCCGCCGACGGCCGCCCCCGCTGGCCCGTCATCGTCCTGCGCACCCCCAAGGGCTGGACCGGCCCCGCCGAGGTCGACGGCCTGCCCGTCGAAGGGACCTGGCGCGCCCACCAGGTCCCTTTGCCGGCCGTCCGCGAGGACGCCGGCCACCGCGCCCAACTGGAGTCCTGGCTCCGCTCCTACCGGCCCGAGGAGCTCTTCGACGACGACGGCAGGCCGCGCCCCCAGGTGCTCGCCTGCGTACCGGAGGGCCCGCGCAGGCTCGGCGCCACCCGGCACGCCAACGGCGGCCTCCTGGTACGGGACCTGCCCCTGCCGCCCCTGGAGCGGTTCGCCGTCCCCGTGGACCGCCCCGGCGGCACCCGCCACGAGCCGACCAGGGTGCTGGGAAACCTCCTCCAGGCCGTGATGGCCGCCACCGCCGACCGCCGCGACTTCCGCCTCGTCGGCCCCGACGAGACCGCCTCCAACCGCCTCCAGGCGGTGTACGCGGCCAGCGGCAAGGCCTGGCAGGCGCAGGTCCTGCCCGCGGACGAGGACCTCGACCGGCACGGACGGGTCATGGAGATCCTCTCCGAGCACACCTGCCAGGGCTGGCTGGAGGGCTACCTGCTGACGGGCCGCCACGGCCTGTTCTCCTGCTACGAGGCCTTCGTCCACATCGTCGACTCCATGGTCAACCAGCACATCAAATGGCTCCGGACCTCCCGCGCCCTGCCCTGGCGGGCCCCCGTCGCCTCCCTCAACTACCTGCTCACCTCGCACGTGTGGCGCCAGGACCACAACGGCTTCTCGCACCAGGACCCCGGCTTCGTCGACCACGTCCTGAACAAGAGCCCCGAGGTCGTCCGCGTCTACCTGCCCCCGGACGCCAACACCCTCCTGTCGGTGGCCGACCACGTCCTGCGCAGCCGCGACCAGGTCAACGTGGTCGTGGCCGGCAAGCAGCCCTGCTTCGACTGGCTCTCCCTCGACGAGGCCCGCGCCCACTGCGCCCGCGGCGCCGGCGTGTGGGAGTGGGCGGGCACCGAGGACGGCACGCGCGAACCCGACGTGGTCCTCGCCTGCGCCGGCGACGTCCCCACCCAGGAGGTCCTCGCGGCGGCCGACCTGCTGCGCCGGCACCTGCCGCACGTCGCGGTGCGCGTCGTGAACGTGGTCGACATGACCCGCCTCATGCCCCGCGAGGACCACCCGCACGGCATGACCGACCTCGAGTACGACGCCCTCTTCACCCCCGGCCGGCCTGTCGTCTTCGCCTACCACGGCTACCCCTGGCTCGTGCACCGGCTCGCCTACCGCCGCCACGGCCACCCGGACCTGCACGTCCGCGGCTACAAGGAAGTCGGCACCACCACGACCCCGTTCGACATGGTCGTGCGCAACGACCTCGACCGCTACCGCCTCGTCATGGACGTCATCGACCGCGTCCCCGGCCTCGCCGCCCGCGCCACGGGCGTCCGGCAGGCCATGGCCGACGCCCGCACCCGCCACCACGCCTACATCCGCGCACACGGCACCGACATGCCCGAGGTCGCGGACTGGACCTGGGACCACTGA
- a CDS encoding STAS domain-containing protein: MATAEISLTVVGGGPDTVAVAVSGELDIHTAGRVESELAGLADGAERELLLDLAGVTFCDSSGAESLLRVHERCVASGRRLSLRRVQRLPGRVIRALGVDLAVPCSFA; encoded by the coding sequence ATGGCCACGGCCGAGATCAGCCTGACGGTGGTCGGGGGTGGGCCGGACACGGTGGCGGTCGCCGTGTCCGGGGAACTGGACATACACACCGCCGGCCGCGTCGAGTCGGAACTGGCCGGCCTGGCGGACGGGGCGGAGCGGGAGCTGCTCCTCGACCTGGCAGGGGTGACCTTCTGTGACAGCTCGGGGGCCGAGTCCCTGCTGCGGGTGCACGAGCGCTGTGTGGCGAGCGGACGGCGGCTGAGCCTGCGGCGGGTGCAGCGGCTCCCCGGGCGGGTCATCCGCGCGCTCGGCGTGGACCTGGCCGTGCCCTGCTCCTTCGCCTGA
- a CDS encoding universal stress protein, translating into MTRAIAVGVDGSAESLAAADWAAREAALRGVPLRIVHAWLWQPLDVPVVQDEESQARAADAVLREASKRVADRFPDLPVTAEVRSAGAVTALLEEGERAQMLVLGSRGHGALLGFLLGSYGQEVIAEAAVPVVSVRERDAQAGGPAEGGEVVVGQQGSPEDSEAVLGFAFEAAAARGAALRAVRAWTLPPVFAYSPGSLRLADEAGGLEPFERKALAEALAPWRERYPDVPVTEHVEIGSAGQVLLSAASRAQLLVVGRRVRRVPLGSRIGSVAHAALHHAGCPVAVVPPA; encoded by the coding sequence ATGACCCGCGCCATCGCGGTTGGAGTCGACGGATCCGCGGAGAGCCTGGCGGCAGCCGACTGGGCGGCACGCGAGGCCGCACTGCGCGGCGTGCCGCTGCGCATCGTGCACGCCTGGCTGTGGCAGCCGTTGGACGTGCCCGTGGTGCAGGACGAGGAGAGCCAGGCCCGCGCCGCCGACGCGGTGCTGCGGGAGGCCTCGAAGCGGGTCGCCGACCGGTTCCCGGACCTTCCCGTGACGGCCGAGGTGAGGTCGGCGGGCGCGGTCACGGCGCTGCTGGAGGAGGGCGAGCGGGCGCAGATGCTGGTCCTCGGCTCCCGGGGGCACGGTGCGCTCCTCGGGTTCCTGCTCGGCTCGTACGGGCAGGAGGTGATCGCCGAGGCGGCGGTTCCCGTCGTGTCCGTACGGGAACGCGACGCGCAGGCGGGCGGCCCGGCCGAGGGCGGGGAGGTCGTCGTCGGCCAGCAGGGCAGCCCGGAGGACAGCGAGGCGGTGCTCGGCTTCGCGTTCGAGGCCGCCGCCGCGCGCGGTGCGGCGCTGCGGGCCGTACGGGCGTGGACGCTGCCGCCGGTCTTCGCCTACAGCCCGGGGTCGCTGCGCCTGGCGGACGAGGCGGGCGGGCTGGAGCCGTTCGAGCGGAAGGCGCTGGCCGAGGCGCTCGCCCCGTGGCGCGAGCGGTACCCCGACGTGCCGGTGACCGAGCACGTGGAGATCGGCAGCGCGGGGCAGGTGCTGCTGTCGGCGGCCTCCCGGGCGCAGCTGCTGGTGGTGGGCCGCCGGGTGCGCCGCGTCCCCCTGGGCAGCCGTATCGGGTCGGTCGCCCATGCGGCCCTGCACCACGCGGGCTGCCCCGTGGCGGTCGTGCCGCCCGCGTGA
- a CDS encoding SsgA family sporulation/cell division regulator — translation MPTHSALADVYMAVAGAGRVPFLAHLFYDSADPYTVQVQFFDRGTALARWHFDRQMLAEGLHRRVGEGDVAFRPHGTADGDEVLMELRDHTAPGLRTAVVGADTATVAEFLEHTYALVPAGTETLDLDGPLQDLLAR, via the coding sequence ATGCCCACCCACTCCGCCCTGGCCGACGTCTACATGGCGGTGGCCGGCGCCGGCCGTGTGCCGTTCCTGGCCCACCTCTTCTACGACTCCGCCGACCCGTACACGGTGCAGGTGCAGTTCTTCGACCGCGGAACAGCCCTGGCCCGCTGGCACTTCGACCGCCAGATGCTCGCCGAGGGCCTCCACCGCCGCGTCGGCGAAGGCGACGTCGCCTTCCGGCCGCACGGCACCGCGGACGGCGACGAGGTCCTCATGGAGCTCCGCGACCACACGGCGCCCGGTCTGCGGACGGCGGTGGTCGGCGCGGACACGGCGACGGTCGCCGAGTTCCTGGAGCACACGTACGCCCTCGTCCCGGCCGGGACGGAGACCCTGGACCTCGACGGCCCGCTCCAGGACCTCCTGGCACGGTGA
- a CDS encoding NAD(P)/FAD-dependent oxidoreductase, which translates to MSASPDTADVLVVGAGLAGLACARDLLAAGVGVRVLEAGDAVGGRMRSDRVEGFTVDRGFQVFNTSYPQVRRRLRPQELGLRPFTPGVLVHTPSGRLRFGNPARRPRMLPDLLAGRLAGPRDVAALGLLCARDALLPPDRIKRLPDTTTRTALAGAGISDALVEGFFRPFLSGVFLEDRLETSARMFHLVWRSMLRGSLCLPDRGIGAVPQALAATLPPGSVHLETPVAELTGDGALTAAGREVPARAVVVATGPGALPSLLPEAAVPAYRVVTTYYHAAPGSPLGEPTLLVDTRRRFLNTCVLSDVAPRYAPAGHALVATSVLGRDAGGRERSVRAALAEAYGAATGGWDLLAARTVEDALPAMAPPQPLTRTTRVAPGRYVCGDHRATGSVQGALASGARAAREVLRDLGRRDPR; encoded by the coding sequence GTGTCGGCATCCCCGGACACGGCGGACGTGCTGGTGGTGGGGGCGGGCCTCGCCGGGCTGGCCTGCGCCCGGGACCTGCTGGCGGCCGGAGTCGGCGTACGGGTGCTGGAGGCGGGCGACGCCGTCGGCGGCAGGATGCGCTCGGACCGCGTCGAAGGGTTCACGGTGGACCGCGGATTCCAGGTGTTCAACACCTCCTACCCCCAGGTCCGCCGCCGGCTCCGGCCGCAGGAGCTCGGACTGCGTCCGTTCACCCCCGGCGTCCTCGTCCACACCCCCTCCGGGCGGCTCCGCTTCGGGAATCCCGCCCGCCGCCCGCGCATGCTGCCCGACCTGCTCGCGGGCCGCCTCGCCGGCCCCCGCGACGTGGCCGCCCTCGGCCTGCTGTGCGCCCGCGACGCGCTCCTTCCCCCGGACCGGATCAAACGCCTCCCGGACACCACCACCCGCACCGCGCTCGCCGGCGCCGGAATCTCCGACGCCCTCGTCGAGGGGTTCTTCCGCCCCTTCCTGTCGGGGGTCTTCCTGGAGGACCGCCTGGAGACCTCGGCCAGGATGTTCCACCTCGTCTGGCGGAGCATGCTCCGCGGCAGCCTCTGCCTGCCCGACCGGGGCATCGGGGCGGTCCCGCAGGCCCTCGCAGCCACCCTGCCCCCGGGCTCCGTGCACCTGGAGACCCCCGTGGCGGAGCTCACCGGAGACGGCGCGCTCACCGCCGCGGGCCGGGAGGTCCCGGCCCGCGCCGTCGTCGTCGCCACCGGCCCCGGCGCACTCCCGTCCCTGCTCCCCGAAGCCGCCGTGCCCGCCTACCGGGTCGTGACCACCTACTACCACGCCGCCCCCGGCAGCCCCCTCGGCGAGCCGACGCTCCTCGTCGACACCCGCCGCCGGTTCCTCAACACCTGCGTCCTCAGCGACGTCGCGCCCCGGTACGCCCCCGCCGGGCACGCCCTCGTCGCCACCTCCGTCCTCGGCCGGGACGCGGGCGGCCGTGAGCGCAGCGTCCGGGCGGCGCTCGCCGAGGCGTACGGCGCCGCGACCGGCGGCTGGGACCTCCTTGCCGCCCGCACCGTCGAGGACGCCCTGCCCGCCATGGCGCCGCCGCAACCGCTCACCCGCACCACCCGGGTCGCCCCGGGCCGGTACGTGTGCGGCGACCACCGCGCCACCGGCTCCGTCCAGGGCGCACTGGCCTCGGGCGCGCGGGCCGCCCGCGAGGTCCTGCGCGACCTGGGCCGCCGGGACCCGCGCTGA
- a CDS encoding cryptochrome/photolyase family protein, whose protein sequence is MTVPHWLFGDQLGPHFAASGAGVPVVMVEARSVFRRRRFHRAKAHLVLSAMRHRAAELGDRVRYVRAETYREGLRTAVGDGPVTVHHPTSYAALRLVRSLPSVTVLPARGFLVPHDDFRAWAGGHGGQRLRQEDFYRWVRRSHGLLMDGDRPAGGRWNHDRDNREPPPKGARTLGAPPPYRPREDGIDEEVRHDLDRWEREGSVSFVGRDGPRRFPASRREALAALRRFVGHRLAGFGPHEDAMLAGDPVMSHSLLSSSLNLGLLDPAECVERAEDAWRAGRAPVGSVEGFVRQVAGWREYVWQLYWYFGEDYRRSNVLRHREPLPRWFLELDADAVRARCLGTALAQVRDTGWTHHIPRLMVLGGYALQRGWDPQAVTDWFHRCFVDAYDWVMVPNVVGMSQYADGGRMTTKPYTSGGAYVNRMSDLCGGCAYRPGDRVGERACPYTAGYWAFLHRHRARLERNPRMAQPVRGLDRLADLAELLRGEAQRGGDPP, encoded by the coding sequence ATGACGGTCCCCCACTGGCTGTTCGGCGACCAGCTCGGGCCGCACTTCGCGGCCTCCGGAGCCGGCGTTCCGGTCGTGATGGTGGAGGCGCGCTCGGTCTTCCGGCGCCGCCGGTTCCACCGGGCCAAGGCGCACCTGGTGCTGTCCGCGATGCGCCACCGGGCGGCCGAGCTGGGCGACCGGGTGCGGTACGTGCGCGCGGAGACCTACCGGGAGGGCCTGCGCACGGCTGTCGGGGACGGCCCGGTGACGGTGCACCACCCGACGTCGTACGCGGCGCTGCGGCTGGTGCGGTCGCTGCCCTCGGTGACCGTGCTGCCCGCGCGCGGCTTCCTCGTCCCGCACGACGACTTCCGGGCCTGGGCGGGGGGCCACGGCGGTCAGCGGCTGCGGCAGGAGGACTTCTACCGCTGGGTGCGGCGCTCGCACGGCCTGCTGATGGACGGCGACCGCCCGGCCGGCGGCCGGTGGAACCACGACCGCGACAACCGCGAGCCCCCTCCGAAGGGGGCGCGCACCCTGGGCGCCCCGCCGCCCTACCGGCCGCGGGAGGACGGCATCGACGAGGAGGTGCGCCACGACCTCGACCGCTGGGAGCGCGAGGGCTCCGTGTCCTTCGTCGGCCGGGACGGCCCGCGCCGGTTCCCCGCCTCGCGGCGGGAGGCGCTGGCCGCGCTGCGCCGCTTCGTCGGGCACCGGCTCGCCGGTTTCGGGCCCCACGAGGACGCGATGCTGGCCGGGGATCCGGTGATGAGCCACAGCCTGCTGTCGTCCTCGCTCAACCTCGGCCTGCTGGACCCGGCGGAGTGCGTGGAGCGCGCCGAGGACGCCTGGCGGGCGGGGCGTGCTCCGGTGGGCAGTGTGGAGGGGTTCGTCCGCCAGGTCGCCGGATGGCGCGAGTACGTCTGGCAGCTGTACTGGTACTTCGGGGAGGACTACCGCCGCAGCAACGTGCTGCGGCACCGCGAGCCGCTCCCCCGGTGGTTCCTGGAGCTGGACGCGGACGCGGTGCGGGCACGCTGCCTGGGAACGGCGCTCGCCCAGGTGAGGGACACCGGCTGGACGCACCACATTCCCCGGCTGATGGTGCTGGGCGGCTACGCGCTGCAGCGGGGCTGGGATCCGCAGGCGGTCACGGACTGGTTCCACCGCTGCTTCGTCGACGCGTACGACTGGGTGATGGTGCCCAACGTCGTCGGGATGTCGCAGTACGCCGACGGGGGGCGCATGACGACCAAGCCGTACACGTCCGGCGGGGCGTACGTGAACCGGATGAGCGATCTGTGCGGCGGTTGCGCCTACCGGCCCGGCGACCGGGTCGGCGAGCGGGCCTGCCCGTACACGGCGGGCTACTGGGCCTTCCTGCACCGGCACCGGGCCCGTCTGGAGCGCAATCCGCGGATGGCTCAGCCGGTCCGCGGCCTGGACAGGCTGGCGGACCTGGCGGAGCTGCTGCGGGGGGAGGCGCAGCGGGGCGGCGACCCGCCGTGA
- a CDS encoding GNAT family N-acetyltransferase, producing MRTLEPEAVHTDRLTLLPLRTGHAEEMAAVLSDPALHAFTGGTPEDARALRARYARWVSGSPDPGTTWCNWVVRLDEEAALTGTVQATVAHDGRGAAAEIAWVVGTPWQRRGIATEAARALVAWLHRHGVHTVVAHIHPDHTASAAVAAAAGLAPTGQWHEGEARWHLTPG from the coding sequence GTGCGCACCCTAGAACCCGAAGCCGTCCACACCGACCGGCTGACCCTGCTCCCCCTCCGGACCGGACACGCCGAGGAGATGGCCGCAGTCCTCTCCGACCCCGCCCTGCACGCCTTCACCGGAGGCACGCCCGAGGACGCCCGCGCGTTGCGGGCCCGCTACGCACGCTGGGTGTCCGGCTCGCCCGACCCGGGCACGACGTGGTGCAACTGGGTGGTCCGGCTCGACGAGGAGGCCGCGCTCACCGGCACCGTCCAGGCCACCGTGGCACACGACGGGCGAGGAGCAGCGGCGGAGATCGCCTGGGTCGTGGGCACGCCCTGGCAGCGGCGCGGGATCGCCACCGAGGCGGCCCGGGCACTCGTCGCCTGGCTGCACCGGCACGGGGTGCACACCGTCGTCGCCCACATCCACCCCGACCACACGGCATCCGCGGCGGTCGCCGCCGCGGCCGGCCTCGCCCCCACGGGCCAGTGGCACGAGGGCGAGGCCAGGTGGCACCTCACCCCAGGCTGA
- a CDS encoding ricin-type beta-trefoil lectin domain protein, whose amino-acid sequence MRFDIRTARNLSAGVALTLLPLAAVEGAAGAAEKDARTAAASAARTYRVQISNRCLDADTNTINNNGGRAQVWDCNHAANQRWILEPNGALRVDFNNNKCLDADTNTINNNGATVQLWTCNGQPQQQWYRGPDNTIRSKYNGKCLDQDTRENRNGGKVQLWTCNQSPQQSWL is encoded by the coding sequence ATGCGCTTCGACATCCGCACGGCCCGTAACCTGTCGGCCGGCGTGGCGCTCACGCTCCTCCCCCTTGCCGCGGTGGAAGGAGCCGCAGGCGCCGCGGAGAAGGACGCCCGGACGGCCGCGGCATCCGCCGCGCGCACCTACCGGGTCCAGATCAGCAACCGGTGCCTGGACGCCGACACGAACACCATCAACAACAACGGGGGGCGGGCCCAGGTGTGGGACTGCAACCACGCCGCCAACCAGCGGTGGATCCTGGAGCCGAACGGGGCGCTGAGGGTGGACTTCAACAACAACAAGTGCCTGGACGCCGACACGAACACGATCAACAACAACGGCGCAACGGTCCAGCTGTGGACGTGCAACGGGCAGCCGCAGCAGCAGTGGTACCGCGGCCCCGACAACACGATCCGCTCGAAGTACAACGGCAAGTGCCTGGACCAGGACACCCGCGAGAACCGCAACGGGGGCAAGGTCCAGCTGTGGACGTGCAACCAGAGCCCGCAGCAGAGCTGGCTCTGA
- a CDS encoding RICIN domain-containing protein: MSHLDGLDRHTAPARRLGEALRALQQQSGMTLRDLERRALVSDSSLSRYFRGSTVPPWTVVRDICRAMDTDPADFRALWEAADRTQNRPQPGPAAAAEPAAGAERAAVPGPAVQGRTGPPEPRPAPDEAPAEPPSRPPERPERPPASGRRRWTAAGFLAGLAAGVAGTLLLNAAPAPDPARVFRNKAAETCLDDSVEGLRSWPCNGLHYQEWELRLGGPGPGELRNRATGACLDNSGTAPRARSCNGSTHQDWTVTSRDDGTVQLRNLATGTCLEAGPAALAARTCDGSDRQRWT; this comes from the coding sequence ATGAGCCACCTCGACGGCCTCGACCGGCACACCGCGCCGGCCCGCCGGCTGGGGGAGGCCCTGCGGGCGCTCCAGCAGCAGTCCGGCATGACGCTCCGCGACCTGGAACGGCGGGCCCTGGTCAGCGACTCCTCCCTCTCCCGCTATTTCCGCGGGTCGACGGTGCCGCCCTGGACCGTCGTACGGGACATCTGCCGGGCCATGGACACCGACCCGGCGGACTTCCGCGCCCTGTGGGAAGCCGCCGACCGCACGCAGAACCGCCCGCAGCCCGGCCCGGCCGCCGCAGCGGAACCCGCCGCGGGCGCGGAACGGGCGGCGGTCCCGGGCCCTGCCGTGCAGGGGAGGACCGGCCCGCCGGAGCCGCGCCCCGCTCCCGACGAGGCGCCGGCCGAGCCCCCGTCCCGGCCCCCGGAGCGCCCTGAGCGGCCGCCCGCGTCCGGCCGCCGGAGGTGGACTGCGGCGGGCTTCCTGGCCGGTCTGGCCGCGGGCGTCGCCGGCACCCTCCTGCTGAATGCGGCGCCGGCCCCGGACCCGGCCCGCGTGTTCCGGAACAAGGCCGCCGAAACCTGCCTGGACGACAGCGTCGAGGGGCTGCGGAGCTGGCCCTGCAACGGCCTGCACTACCAGGAATGGGAGCTGCGCCTCGGCGGCCCCGGACCGGGCGAGCTCCGCAACCGGGCGACGGGAGCCTGCCTGGACAACAGCGGAACGGCCCCCCGCGCCCGCTCCTGCAACGGCTCCACCCACCAGGACTGGACGGTCACGAGCCGGGACGACGGCACGGTCCAGCTCCGCAACCTGGCCACCGGAACCTGCCTGGAGGCGGGCCCGGCGGCCCTGGCAGCCCGGACGTGCGACGGCTCGGACCGGCAGCGCTGGACCTGA